One Thermicanus aegyptius DSM 12793 DNA segment encodes these proteins:
- a CDS encoding NUDIX hydrolase yields the protein MGYIMELRKWVGKRPLIMAAAGVAVMDEEEKILLQQRVDNDMWGLPGGALELGETLEEAAKRELLEETGLTARSLELFNVFSGEELHYTYPNGDEVYIVSAVYLCRDFTGNPVNDDEETKDLRFFRKDEIDFKWVNPPDRPILAAVLQYTAKSE from the coding sequence TTGGGATATATCATGGAATTACGGAAATGGGTGGGAAAACGTCCGCTCATCATGGCAGCTGCAGGAGTAGCCGTTATGGATGAAGAGGAGAAGATCCTCCTGCAACAGCGAGTCGACAATGATATGTGGGGGCTCCCCGGAGGCGCCTTGGAACTTGGGGAGACCTTAGAAGAGGCGGCCAAAAGGGAACTGTTGGAAGAAACGGGCCTTACCGCCCGCTCGTTAGAGCTTTTTAACGTTTTTTCCGGAGAAGAGCTTCATTACACATATCCCAACGGCGACGAAGTATACATCGTGTCAGCCGTATATCTTTGCAGAGATTTTACAGGAAATCCAGTCAATGATGATGAAGAGACCAAAGATTTAAGGTTCTTCAGAAAAGATGAGATCGATTTTAAATGGGTAAATCCTCCGGATCGTCCGATTTTAGCAGCTGTGCTTCAATATACTGCAAAAAGTGAATAA
- a CDS encoding sensor histidine kinase produces the protein MKLQKKLLFSFVLIVLLSAILFSLLSYGSIDKNLLQYMGAVRENRLNQYEQLFRNYYLTRGSWDGVESLLQGMAAEGGRRWGRGIGMGRNGPPSFTSGTPEELLLLSPEGVVIADSTSSRIGEKISPDTYKGQIRPLYDEKGERIGFILLGLSPQSGYTRLENSFLKSVNEAVWISGGIALVIAILISLLISVGLTRPLKKLTQATQGFAKGDWSKRVKIKSNDEIGALALSFNRMADRLEQLEKVRKNLIADVAHELRTPLFILRGNLESMLMKGDPPNEERLALLHDETVRMAHMVNDLQNISLAEAGKLPLHKEKVNLISLVQKVVQIFSAQLEEKKISIHLDLGEELTFVSLDPKRIEQVLVNLIGNGIRYTPNDGVIEITGRREGERMIISVRDTGPGIAPDDLPYLFERFYRSDKGRSRTEGGTGLGLAIAKGYVEAHGGSIQAENHPEGGSIFTIRIPLESDNDL, from the coding sequence ATGAAGCTGCAAAAAAAGCTCTTATTTTCTTTCGTCCTTATTGTTCTCCTTTCTGCCATCCTCTTTAGCCTGCTCTCCTACGGGTCTATCGATAAAAATCTCCTTCAGTATATGGGAGCGGTGCGGGAAAATCGATTAAATCAATATGAGCAACTTTTCAGGAATTATTACCTTACCAGAGGGAGCTGGGATGGGGTGGAATCCCTTCTCCAAGGAATGGCTGCGGAAGGAGGAAGAAGATGGGGGAGAGGAATAGGGATGGGGCGAAACGGGCCTCCTTCTTTCACTTCCGGAACTCCGGAGGAACTTCTTCTTTTATCCCCGGAAGGAGTGGTTATCGCAGATTCTACCTCCTCCCGGATCGGGGAAAAAATCTCCCCGGATACCTATAAAGGGCAAATTCGTCCCCTCTATGATGAGAAAGGAGAGAGAATCGGATTTATCCTTCTTGGTTTATCTCCCCAATCCGGTTACACTCGTTTAGAAAATTCTTTCCTGAAATCTGTAAATGAAGCGGTCTGGATCAGCGGTGGAATAGCCCTCGTTATTGCTATTCTTATTAGTCTCCTCATCTCTGTAGGTCTTACTCGCCCCTTAAAAAAATTAACGCAAGCCACCCAGGGTTTTGCTAAAGGAGATTGGTCAAAGAGAGTGAAGATCAAAAGCAACGATGAGATTGGAGCGTTGGCTCTCTCATTTAACCGGATGGCAGATCGTTTGGAGCAATTGGAGAAGGTGCGGAAAAACCTGATCGCTGATGTTGCTCATGAGCTGAGAACCCCTCTTTTCATACTGAGAGGGAACTTAGAATCGATGCTCATGAAGGGAGACCCGCCCAATGAAGAGCGGTTAGCGCTTCTCCACGACGAAACCGTACGTATGGCCCACATGGTAAATGATCTCCAAAATATTAGTTTAGCGGAGGCGGGGAAGCTCCCCCTGCACAAGGAAAAGGTAAATCTTATTTCCTTGGTGCAAAAGGTAGTTCAAATTTTTTCTGCTCAATTGGAAGAAAAGAAGATCTCCATACATCTTGATTTAGGAGAAGAGTTAACTTTCGTTTCCCTGGACCCCAAACGGATCGAGCAGGTCTTGGTAAATCTCATCGGCAACGGGATTCGGTATACTCCCAACGATGGGGTTATTGAAATTACAGGCAGAAGGGAAGGGGAGAGGATGATCATCTCCGTCCGTGATACAGGACCGGGCATTGCGCCGGATGATCTACCTTATCTCTTTGAACGTTTTTATAGGTCCGATAAAGGGAGATCCCGCACTGAAGGGGGGACGGGATTAGGATTAGCCATAGCCAAGGGATATGTGGAAGCCCACGGAGGTAGCATTCAGGCGGAAAACCATCCGGAAGGTGGGAGCATTTTTACAATCAGGATCCCGCTCGAAAGCGATAACGACCTATAG
- a CDS encoding response regulator transcription factor, protein MEKLLVVDDEIKIVEMIEQYLQSEGFITLGITKSEEVLEKIDSFSPDLIILDVLMPGKNGFEILKEIRKKGELPVILLTAKSEEVDKVLGLEIGADDYITKPFSLRELVARIRVVLRRLKKGEKEVQEPALVYNHLTLYTERMEVEKEGKKIALTPTEYKLLEILARHPKRVFTRMQLLETLGEAYMGYERVLDTHISNLRRKIEEDPSHPRYILTVYGVGYKFGGDG, encoded by the coding sequence ATGGAGAAACTGCTGGTCGTAGATGATGAGATAAAAATCGTCGAGATGATCGAACAATATCTTCAAAGCGAAGGTTTTATCACCCTCGGAATTACGAAGAGCGAGGAAGTTTTAGAGAAGATCGACTCGTTTTCTCCCGATTTGATCATTCTCGACGTTCTTATGCCGGGAAAAAACGGTTTTGAAATCTTGAAGGAGATCAGAAAAAAAGGAGAACTCCCCGTTATTCTTTTAACGGCCAAATCGGAAGAAGTGGATAAAGTATTAGGCTTGGAAATTGGGGCGGACGACTACATTACCAAACCATTCAGCCTAAGGGAATTGGTGGCAAGAATTCGGGTTGTGTTAAGAAGGTTGAAGAAAGGGGAGAAGGAAGTCCAAGAGCCAGCCCTTGTTTATAACCATTTAACCCTTTATACGGAAAGGATGGAGGTGGAGAAAGAAGGGAAGAAAATCGCTTTAACGCCGACGGAATACAAGCTGCTGGAAATTCTGGCGCGTCATCCTAAAAGAGTTTTTACGCGGATGCAGCTCTTGGAGACCCTTGGAGAAGCGTATATGGGGTATGAGCGAGTCCTGGATACCCACATTAGCAATCTAAGAAGGAAGATCGAAGAGGATCCTTCTCATCCCCGGTATATTCTGACCGTCTATGGAGTCGGTTATAAATTTGGAGGGGATGGATAA
- a CDS encoding stalk domain-containing protein: MKPKKKIYSLTLIVALVIFIVSNSFAQAESSEQGKIKVLIDGLPVTFDAPPIIQDQRTLVPFRAIAEALNINVSWDEKTRTVSATDGMNSVRLQVGNKTAYRNDTPILLDTAPILLDGRTLIPVRFFSEAFRCDVVWDGARKTVQITSPAKEMNLIGFYALGDKETSSWTDLFSVPYPETSIGNTDIVRELALGWYSVDKEGNLLTKSKTGWQRPDGWEKVLETSNEFHLRTEMVVHATDGDGTLSSLLGDKTAMERVVNQIVAEAKLFDGINLDFEGLGFKDTDEQRRSVQNRFSEFVRLLAEELKAMDKTLTLTLHAPNSAYPGYDYKTLGEIADKIIVMAYDYGTKPEPINLVVQAVEMAKKDVPSDKLILGISAPTETAESMLTKIGVAKRYDLDGIALWRLGVISDEMWKNIKTSILPKLN; this comes from the coding sequence ATGAAACCAAAAAAGAAGATTTATAGCCTTACGCTGATCGTTGCCCTAGTCATTTTCATAGTATCCAACTCTTTTGCACAGGCTGAGAGCAGTGAACAAGGGAAAATCAAAGTCCTCATCGATGGGCTCCCCGTAACTTTTGATGCTCCTCCTATAATTCAAGATCAACGTACACTCGTTCCTTTTCGGGCCATCGCCGAAGCATTAAACATAAACGTAAGCTGGGATGAGAAGACCCGGACCGTAAGCGCAACCGATGGAATGAATTCGGTCAGATTGCAGGTTGGGAATAAAACGGCCTATCGGAATGATACCCCTATCCTTCTTGATACCGCCCCGATTCTTCTTGATGGGAGGACGCTCATTCCCGTACGGTTTTTTAGCGAAGCCTTTCGTTGTGACGTCGTATGGGATGGAGCTCGTAAGACGGTACAGATTACCTCGCCTGCAAAAGAAATGAATCTGATAGGTTTTTATGCTTTAGGAGATAAAGAAACAAGCAGTTGGACCGACCTTTTCAGCGTACCCTATCCCGAAACAAGTATCGGAAACACCGACATCGTCAGAGAACTGGCTTTAGGTTGGTATAGCGTCGACAAGGAAGGAAACCTACTTACCAAAAGCAAGACCGGTTGGCAAAGGCCGGACGGGTGGGAAAAAGTCCTGGAAACATCGAACGAGTTTCACCTGAGAACCGAGATGGTAGTTCACGCAACGGACGGGGATGGCACCCTCTCTTCTCTATTAGGCGATAAGACCGCGATGGAGAGAGTCGTAAATCAGATTGTGGCAGAAGCGAAGTTATTTGATGGAATAAACCTAGATTTTGAGGGTTTAGGTTTTAAAGATACCGATGAGCAACGTAGAAGCGTACAAAATCGTTTTTCGGAATTTGTGCGCCTATTAGCGGAGGAGCTAAAAGCGATGGACAAAACCCTAACACTAACCCTCCATGCCCCCAACAGCGCCTACCCGGGATATGATTATAAAACTTTAGGGGAAATAGCCGATAAGATCATCGTTATGGCGTATGATTATGGTACGAAACCGGAACCCATCAACCTGGTCGTCCAAGCGGTGGAGATGGCTAAAAAAGATGTGCCTTCCGATAAACTCATCTTAGGAATCTCCGCACCTACCGAGACCGCGGAAAGTATGTTGACCAAGATTGGAGTCGCGAAACGATATGATCTCGATGGGATTGCCCTCTGGCGGTTAGGGGTTATTTCGGATGAGATGTGGAAAAATATAAAAACCAGCATTCTACCAAAATTGAACTAA
- a CDS encoding aldo/keto reductase family protein, translating into MNYRRLGKTGLKVSEISLGSWLTYGSTVEKETATATIHRAYELGINFFDTANVYAGGEAEKVVGEALKAFPRESYVLATKVFWPMGDGVNDRGLSRKHVMEQAHASLKRLGVDYVDIYYCHRYDPETPVYETMRAFDDLVRQGKVLYIGVSEWTAEQIREALHIADRYLLDRIVVNQPVYNMLNRYIEKEIIPLGMKEGFGQVVFSPLAQGVLTGKYKVGEPIPEGTRAADPRINTFIQRFMTEEMLKKVDKINKIAKEMGITTAQLALAWILRQENVASALVGASRPSQIEENVKASGIKLSQEVLDQIEEILA; encoded by the coding sequence ATGAATTATCGCAGATTAGGAAAAACAGGCCTTAAAGTGAGTGAAATCAGCCTTGGCAGTTGGCTAACCTACGGGAGTACGGTTGAAAAAGAGACGGCGACCGCCACCATACATAGGGCATACGAACTGGGGATCAACTTCTTCGATACGGCCAATGTCTATGCCGGGGGAGAGGCGGAAAAGGTCGTCGGAGAAGCCCTAAAGGCATTTCCCAGGGAGTCCTATGTCCTTGCCACCAAGGTATTTTGGCCGATGGGCGATGGAGTGAATGACCGAGGTCTTTCCCGCAAGCATGTGATGGAACAAGCCCACGCCAGCCTGAAGCGCTTAGGGGTAGATTATGTCGATATCTATTACTGTCACCGTTATGATCCGGAAACCCCCGTTTATGAAACCATGCGGGCTTTTGACGACCTCGTCCGTCAGGGAAAGGTGCTTTATATTGGCGTCAGTGAATGGACCGCCGAACAGATCCGGGAGGCATTACACATTGCCGACCGCTATCTCCTCGATCGAATCGTGGTAAATCAACCCGTTTATAACATGCTGAATCGTTATATCGAGAAGGAGATCATTCCGCTGGGCATGAAGGAGGGTTTTGGTCAAGTCGTCTTCTCTCCCCTCGCTCAAGGAGTTCTTACCGGGAAATATAAGGTGGGAGAACCGATTCCCGAAGGAACGAGGGCGGCGGATCCGCGGATTAATACCTTTATCCAACGTTTCATGACGGAAGAGATGTTAAAGAAGGTGGATAAAATCAACAAGATCGCCAAGGAGATGGGAATCACCACCGCCCAACTCGCACTGGCTTGGATCTTGCGTCAGGAGAATGTGGCCAGCGCCCTGGTGGGAGCATCAAGGCCTTCTCAGATCGAAGAGAATGTGAAGGCTTCCGGTATCAAGCTTTCCCAAGAGGTATTGGATCAAATCGAAGAGATCTTGGCCTAA
- a CDS encoding MetQ/NlpA family ABC transporter substrate-binding protein codes for MKKIVFFLTAIFLVISLTACGGTGGNGGNVLKVGATPVPHAEILNDVVKPELAKQGITLEVVTFQDYQLPNTQLAEKQLDANYFQHLPFLETTNKEKGYTLVPVAGVHIEPVGVYSNKEKKYTSIDQVPDGATIAVTNDPSNLGRFLALLEKNGLIKLKEGVGTNGTLQDIAENPKNYNFLSMDPPLLPRAIEDPKVDIAVINTNFALQAGLNPLKDALILEDKDSPYVNILVTRTDNKDDPKIKKLAEVLTSDAVKNYIEEKYKGAIVPAQKLF; via the coding sequence ATGAAAAAAATCGTCTTTTTTCTAACTGCAATTTTCCTCGTGATTTCGTTAACCGCCTGTGGCGGAACCGGTGGAAACGGAGGAAATGTCCTTAAGGTAGGGGCCACACCCGTCCCCCATGCAGAAATCCTCAATGACGTGGTAAAGCCTGAACTGGCCAAGCAAGGGATTACCTTGGAGGTTGTAACCTTCCAAGACTATCAACTTCCCAACACACAGCTGGCGGAGAAGCAACTGGACGCCAACTATTTCCAGCATCTTCCCTTCCTGGAGACAACAAACAAGGAGAAAGGGTATACCCTCGTTCCTGTAGCAGGGGTTCACATTGAACCGGTCGGCGTCTATTCCAATAAAGAGAAGAAATACACTTCCATCGATCAAGTGCCTGATGGAGCCACCATCGCCGTGACCAACGACCCGTCAAACTTAGGGCGCTTCTTGGCCCTTTTGGAGAAAAACGGCCTCATCAAACTGAAAGAGGGAGTAGGAACCAATGGTACACTTCAGGATATCGCAGAGAATCCGAAGAATTATAATTTCCTCTCCATGGATCCTCCCCTCCTTCCCCGGGCCATTGAAGATCCGAAGGTGGATATTGCGGTGATCAACACCAACTTCGCCCTTCAAGCAGGCCTCAATCCGTTAAAAGATGCTTTAATTTTAGAAGATAAGGATTCTCCCTATGTGAATATTCTCGTAACCCGTACCGACAACAAGGATGATCCAAAGATCAAAAAATTGGCGGAGGTTTTAACTTCCGATGCGGTAAAGAACTACATCGAGGAGAAATATAAAGGAGCAATTGTACCGGCCCAGAAACTCTTTTAG
- a CDS encoding methionine ABC transporter permease, with amino-acid sequence MSFEHVIANYPAILWATLETLYMVGLSLFFSTLLGIPIGVILIITSPGHLSPNPYLYKMVGTLVNIFRSVPYIVLILWTIPVSRALIGSSFGPNAAILSLIAGSAPFVGRLVESAMREVDRGVIEAAQAMGANRWQIILKVLLPESLPGIISGITVTAVGLVGYSAMAGLVAGGGLGSMAWNLGYNSFQNDTLLVTTVLLILIVQLTQSIGDRLVRAIDKR; translated from the coding sequence ATGAGTTTTGAACACGTTATTGCCAATTATCCGGCCATTCTTTGGGCTACATTAGAAACCCTCTACATGGTCGGTCTCTCCCTCTTCTTTTCCACCTTGTTGGGCATACCCATCGGTGTCATTCTTATCATCACAAGCCCGGGGCATCTCTCTCCAAATCCTTATTTGTACAAAATGGTTGGAACGTTGGTGAATATTTTCCGGTCCGTTCCTTATATCGTACTCATTCTTTGGACCATACCTGTTTCCAGAGCCCTCATCGGCAGTTCATTCGGTCCCAATGCCGCCATATTATCCTTGATTGCAGGATCAGCTCCCTTCGTGGGAAGATTGGTGGAAAGCGCCATGAGAGAAGTGGATCGGGGTGTGATTGAAGCGGCGCAGGCGATGGGGGCAAATCGCTGGCAAATCATCTTAAAGGTTCTCCTTCCTGAGAGCCTCCCGGGGATTATTTCAGGGATTACCGTTACGGCCGTAGGCCTTGTCGGCTATTCCGCCATGGCGGGTTTGGTAGCGGGGGGAGGGTTAGGAAGTATGGCCTGGAATTTAGGCTATAATTCCTTCCAAAACGATACACTCCTCGTTACCACCGTTCTACTTATTTTGATCGTCCAACTAACGCAGTCCATTGGAGACCGCTTAGTTCGTGCGATAGATAAAAGATAA